A genomic region of Sphingobium sp. HWE2-09 contains the following coding sequences:
- a CDS encoding LptA/OstA family protein, translating into MTRTLILLSTGLVGAAALMFAGISAPSFAQVFKNHDSNAPVNFNADRIEVQDRADRVVVSGNVVVTQAGMTLNAARMTVAYSKQPSGGTNGVDIDRIDASGNVVVTKADQTARGNVAIYDLNSKLITMLGNVSLTQGANKLNGGRLVMDLNSGRSTVDGRSSGGGVPGAATSPSGRVSGTFTVPQRKN; encoded by the coding sequence ATGACACGCACCCTGATCCTGCTTTCGACCGGCCTTGTGGGCGCTGCGGCATTGATGTTCGCGGGCATCAGCGCGCCGTCCTTCGCGCAGGTGTTCAAGAATCACGACAGCAATGCGCCGGTCAATTTCAATGCCGACCGGATCGAGGTGCAGGACCGCGCCGACCGTGTCGTCGTGTCGGGCAATGTCGTGGTGACGCAGGCGGGCATGACGCTGAACGCCGCGCGCATGACCGTGGCCTATAGCAAGCAGCCGAGCGGCGGGACGAATGGCGTGGACATCGACCGCATCGACGCGTCGGGCAATGTCGTGGTGACGAAGGCGGACCAGACCGCGCGCGGCAATGTCGCTATCTACGATCTGAATTCCAAGCTGATCACGATGCTGGGGAACGTGTCGCTGACGCAGGGGGCGAACAAGCTGAACGGCGGGCGGCTGGTGATGGATCTGAACAGTGGCCGATCGACCGTGGATGGCCGATCGTCGGGTGGCGGCGTGCCGGGCGCCGCGACCAGTCCCAGCGGGCGCGTGTCGGGCACGTTCACGGTGCCGCAGCGGAAGAATTGA
- a CDS encoding TIGR01244 family sulfur transferase, with protein sequence MFRKLTDRILVSPQISVDEVEQAKAQGVTVILNNRPDDEEPGQVNGAEIEAAAKAAGIAYIAVPVAHGGFAPWQLDGMAQALDQAAKAGSDGKLLAYCRSGTRSTLLWALTRARAGDNADVLAAQAAAAGYDISPVRQIMDALAGQQRAGDN encoded by the coding sequence ATGTTTCGCAAATTGACCGACCGCATTCTCGTATCCCCGCAGATCAGCGTCGATGAAGTCGAGCAGGCCAAGGCGCAGGGCGTAACCGTCATCCTCAACAACCGCCCCGACGACGAAGAGCCGGGCCAGGTCAACGGCGCGGAAATCGAAGCGGCGGCCAAGGCCGCGGGCATCGCCTATATCGCCGTCCCCGTCGCCCATGGCGGCTTTGCCCCCTGGCAGCTCGACGGCATGGCGCAGGCGCTGGATCAGGCCGCCAAAGCTGGTAGCGACGGCAAACTGCTCGCCTATTGCCGCTCGGGCACCCGCAGCACCCTCCTCTGGGCACTAACCCGCGCCCGCGCCGGCGACAATGCCGACGTGCTGGCGGCCCAGGCGGCCGCGGCTGGCTACGACATCAGCCCGGTCCGCCAGATCATGGACGCGCTGGCGGGGCAGCAAAGGGCGGGCGATAATTAA
- the recQ gene encoding DNA helicase RecQ, whose product MRPDIPTLLHDIFGFTAFRGVQEQVVGRVMAGQPTLAIMPTGAGKSLCYQLPSAALDGCCVVVSPLIALMHDQLRAANAVGLRAASLTSVDADWRETQDRLRNGDLDLLYVAPERASQEPFRNLLRAAKVALFAIDEAHCVSEWGHDFRPDYRLMRPLLDEFPDVPRLALTATADAHTREDILVQLGIPRDGLIISGFDRPNIRYAVHPRDGLTRQLSDLVAANPGPGIVYAQTRAATEKLAETLGKGGRAVRAYHAGLDPAVRARNQAAFIASEDMVMVATVAFGMGIDKPDVRFVAHAGLPKSIEGYYQESGRAGRDGEPAVAHLFWGAEDFARARMRIMELEQSRQQGERTRIAALGALVETATCRRAILLRHFGENPPATCGNCDNCLSPPASVDATQVARKYLSAVYRTGQSFGAGHIEAVLTGAANDKVRERGHDKISVHGIVAGEDVALLRPVSRALLVRDALETTEHGGLMLGPNARPILRGEEEVRILMPPKRERRGRNARNGADANPVGDPLFDALRACRRELAQEAGVPPYVIFHDSTLREMAEQRPSTIRDMSHISGIGQKKLDAWGDAFLAAIRPFL is encoded by the coding sequence ATGCGGCCCGACATTCCCACGCTTCTCCACGACATATTCGGTTTCACGGCCTTTCGAGGGGTGCAGGAACAGGTGGTGGGCCGCGTCATGGCGGGCCAGCCGACGCTCGCCATCATGCCGACCGGCGCGGGCAAGTCGCTCTGCTATCAGCTGCCGTCCGCCGCGCTCGACGGCTGCTGCGTCGTCGTCTCGCCGCTGATCGCGCTGATGCACGACCAGTTGCGCGCCGCCAATGCCGTGGGCCTGCGCGCCGCCAGCCTGACCAGCGTCGACGCCGACTGGCGCGAAACGCAGGACAGGCTTCGCAATGGCGATCTCGACCTGCTTTACGTCGCCCCCGAACGCGCCAGCCAGGAACCGTTCCGCAACCTGCTGCGCGCCGCGAAGGTCGCGCTCTTCGCCATCGACGAAGCCCATTGCGTGTCCGAATGGGGCCATGATTTCCGCCCCGATTATCGCCTGATGCGCCCGCTACTGGACGAATTTCCCGACGTGCCCCGGCTGGCGCTCACCGCCACCGCCGACGCCCACACGCGCGAAGACATCCTCGTTCAGCTTGGCATCCCGCGCGACGGCCTCATCATTTCCGGCTTCGACCGGCCCAATATCCGCTACGCCGTCCACCCGCGCGACGGCCTCACGCGCCAGCTTAGCGACCTCGTCGCCGCCAATCCCGGCCCCGGCATCGTCTATGCCCAGACCCGCGCCGCGACCGAGAAACTCGCCGAAACATTGGGGAAGGGCGGCCGCGCCGTCCGCGCCTATCATGCGGGCCTCGACCCTGCGGTGCGCGCGCGCAATCAAGCCGCCTTCATCGCCAGCGAGGATATGGTGATGGTCGCCACCGTCGCCTTCGGCATGGGCATCGACAAGCCCGACGTGCGCTTCGTCGCCCATGCGGGCCTGCCCAAATCGATCGAGGGCTATTATCAGGAATCGGGCCGCGCGGGCCGCGACGGCGAACCGGCGGTCGCGCATCTCTTCTGGGGGGCGGAGGATTTCGCCCGCGCCCGCATGCGCATCATGGAACTGGAACAGAGCCGCCAGCAGGGCGAACGCACCCGCATTGCGGCGCTGGGCGCACTGGTCGAAACCGCCACCTGTCGCCGCGCCATCCTGCTGCGCCACTTCGGCGAAAACCCGCCCGCCACTTGCGGCAATTGCGACAATTGCCTCTCACCCCCGGCCAGCGTCGACGCCACCCAAGTCGCCCGCAAATATCTCTCCGCCGTCTATCGCACCGGCCAGAGTTTCGGCGCGGGCCATATCGAAGCGGTGCTGACCGGCGCCGCCAACGACAAGGTCCGCGAGCGTGGCCATGACAAAATCTCCGTCCACGGCATCGTCGCGGGCGAGGATGTCGCGCTGCTGCGCCCGGTGTCGCGCGCGCTGCTGGTCCGCGACGCGCTGGAAACGACCGAACATGGCGGCCTGATGCTCGGCCCCAATGCCCGCCCGATCCTGCGCGGGGAAGAGGAAGTGCGCATCCTCATGCCCCCCAAGCGCGAACGGCGCGGCCGCAACGCGCGCAACGGCGCGGACGCCAATCCGGTCGGCGATCCGCTGTTCGACGCCCTGCGCGCCTGCCGCCGCGAACTGGCACAGGAAGCAGGCGTCCCGCCCTATGTCATCTTCCACGATTCGACCCTGCGCGAAATGGCCGAACAGCGCCCGTCCACCATCCGCGACATGAGCCACATCAGCGGCATAGGCCAGAAGAAACTCGACGCCTGGGGCGATGCCTTCCTGGCCGCGATCCGGCCGTTTCTATGA
- a CDS encoding LysR family transcriptional regulator, which produces MPDRFAEIESFVKIAESGTLSEAARRLGLSLAATSRRLSQLEARLGVMLIRRNSRHLSLTEEGSLLYDRAGRALSAIDDVETDVMRRATEATGLLRVVTTINAARMRLAPLFRHYATLHPDVAIHLETAEQATNIVETGHDIAICFDPPPDSTLTMKRLTDNPRLFCAAPDYLARRGRPVRVTDLSAHDNIVVGEAQQDIWRSVVGAANAPRVTLSTNDGEMARAWALDGAGIVIKSLWEVADDLDAGRLQQVLPDIAIPASSIVALYVPGQGEMAKVRSCLDFLSRHLKKGWPVTPTTAITPA; this is translated from the coding sequence ATGCCCGATCGCTTTGCCGAAATCGAATCCTTCGTAAAGATCGCCGAATCGGGCACGCTGTCCGAAGCGGCGCGACGGCTCGGCCTGTCGCTCGCCGCGACCAGTCGCCGCCTGTCCCAACTGGAAGCGCGACTGGGCGTCATGCTGATCCGCCGCAACAGCCGCCACCTGTCGCTGACGGAGGAAGGGTCGCTGCTCTACGACCGGGCCGGGCGGGCGCTCAGCGCCATCGACGATGTCGAAACCGACGTCATGCGCCGTGCGACCGAAGCGACCGGCCTGCTGCGCGTCGTCACCACGATCAACGCCGCGCGGATGCGGCTTGCCCCGCTGTTCCGCCATTATGCGACGCTGCATCCCGATGTCGCGATCCATCTCGAAACCGCCGAGCAGGCGACCAACATCGTCGAAACCGGCCATGACATCGCCATCTGTTTCGACCCGCCGCCCGATTCCACGCTGACGATGAAGCGGCTGACCGACAATCCCCGGCTCTTCTGCGCCGCGCCCGATTATCTCGCCCGCCGCGGGCGGCCCGTCCGCGTTACGGACCTGTCGGCGCATGACAATATCGTCGTGGGCGAGGCGCAGCAGGATATCTGGCGTTCCGTCGTCGGCGCGGCCAATGCGCCGCGCGTGACGCTCAGCACCAATGACGGCGAAATGGCGCGCGCCTGGGCGCTCGATGGCGCGGGCATCGTCATCAAATCGCTATGGGAAGTGGCGGACGATCTGGACGCGGGCCGGTTGCAGCAGGTGCTGCCCGACATCGCTATCCCCGCCTCCTCCATCGTCGCGCTCTATGTGCCGGGGCAGGGGGAAATGGCCAAGGTCCGCTCCTGCCTCGACTTCCTGTCCCGGCATTTAAAGAAGGGCTGGCCCGTCACGCCGACCACCGCCATCACACCCGCCTGA
- a CDS encoding LPS export ABC transporter periplasmic protein LptC encodes MSVQADQQRDVRRHWARPGGNHDRLVSLLKNWLPVAVGVLAALLATAPFTGGDKVSFVLDKNKVEVAKDRMRLTEALYRGEDSKGQPFSLRAGSAVQKSSREPIVDLNSMSARILLTDGPAVLTAQKGRYDMDTERVGIEGPVQFEAAGGYRLTTRDVGIDLKTRRMKSAGRVDGRIPIGTFSGDHLEADMGARTVTLNGRANLRIEQNGLKGRN; translated from the coding sequence ATGTCCGTCCAGGCCGATCAGCAACGCGATGTGCGCCGTCATTGGGCGCGGCCGGGTGGCAACCATGACCGGCTGGTGTCGTTGCTCAAAAACTGGCTGCCGGTCGCGGTCGGCGTGCTGGCGGCATTGCTGGCGACCGCGCCCTTTACCGGCGGCGACAAGGTCAGCTTCGTGCTCGACAAGAACAAGGTCGAGGTGGCGAAGGACCGGATGCGCCTGACCGAGGCGCTGTATCGCGGCGAGGACAGCAAGGGCCAGCCCTTCTCCTTGCGCGCTGGCTCTGCGGTGCAGAAAAGCTCGCGCGAGCCGATCGTGGATTTGAACAGCATGTCCGCGCGCATCCTGCTGACGGATGGCCCCGCCGTGCTGACGGCGCAAAAGGGGCGGTATGACATGGATACCGAGCGGGTCGGGATCGAAGGACCGGTGCAGTTCGAGGCGGCGGGCGGATATCGGCTGACCACGCGCGACGTCGGCATCGACCTCAAGACCCGGCGGATGAAGAGCGCGGGGCGGGTCGACGGGCGCATTCCGATCGGCACGTTCAGCGGCGACCATCTGGAAGCGGACATGGGCGCGCGCACGGTGACATTGAATGGCCGCGCGAACTTGCGCATCGAGCAAAATGGCCTCAAAGGGCGAAACTGA
- a CDS encoding inorganic phosphate transporter, which translates to MDSIALPLLIALIGVALLFDFLNGLHDAANSIATIVSTRVLKPQYAVAWAAFFNFIAFLFFGLHVAETVGKGIVDAAIIDPQVIFGALMGAIAWNLITWGLGIPSSSSHALVGGLLGAGTAKAGLAAIVWNGVFTTSAAIVLSPTIGLLLALLLVLAISWVFRRFTPQGADRVFRKLQLLSAALYSLGHGGNDAQKTMGIIAVLLYSQGMLTGGFHVPLWVVISCQAAMGLGTLLGGWKIVHTMGSKITRLTPAQGFCAESGGAITLFLFTHLGIPVSTTHTITGAIVGVGASRRLSAVRWNVASSIIIAWVVTLPAAAAIGAVFYWLTKLF; encoded by the coding sequence ATGGACTCCATCGCTCTCCCCCTTCTGATCGCCCTGATCGGCGTCGCCTTGCTGTTCGATTTCCTGAACGGCCTGCACGACGCCGCTAATTCGATCGCGACCATCGTGTCGACCCGGGTGCTCAAACCGCAATATGCGGTCGCCTGGGCCGCTTTCTTCAACTTCATCGCCTTCCTGTTCTTCGGGCTGCATGTCGCAGAAACGGTGGGCAAGGGCATCGTCGATGCGGCGATCATCGATCCGCAGGTGATCTTCGGCGCGCTGATGGGAGCGATCGCCTGGAACCTCATCACCTGGGGGCTGGGGATTCCGTCTTCGTCCAGTCATGCGCTGGTGGGGGGCCTGCTGGGCGCAGGTACGGCCAAGGCGGGACTGGCCGCGATCGTGTGGAACGGGGTGTTTACGACCAGTGCCGCCATCGTGCTTTCGCCTACGATCGGCCTGTTGCTGGCGCTGCTGCTGGTGTTGGCGATCAGTTGGGTGTTCCGCCGGTTCACGCCGCAGGGGGCCGATCGGGTCTTCCGCAAACTCCAATTACTCTCCGCAGCGCTCTATTCCCTGGGCCATGGCGGCAACGACGCGCAAAAGACGATGGGTATCATTGCCGTGCTGCTCTATTCGCAGGGTATGCTAACCGGCGGTTTTCATGTGCCGCTATGGGTGGTCATTAGTTGTCAGGCCGCGATGGGGCTGGGCACGTTGCTGGGCGGATGGAAGATCGTCCATACCATGGGATCGAAGATCACCCGCCTGACCCCGGCACAGGGATTTTGCGCCGAATCAGGGGGCGCGATAACCTTGTTCCTGTTCACCCATTTGGGCATTCCGGTGTCGACCACCCACACCATCACTGGCGCGATCGTCGGCGTAGGCGCGTCGCGGCGACTGTCGGCGGTGCGGTGGAATGTGGCGTCGAGCATCATCATCGCCTGGGTCGTGACATTGCCGGCTGCCGCGGCGATCGGGGCGGTGTTTTATTGGCTGACGAAGTTGTTCTGA
- a CDS encoding cold-shock protein — MSFDRGRRGGRGKDKRDGFGDDNFYDSGNRGGFGGGGGGFGGDRGGFGGGGGGFGGDRGGFGGGDRGGGGGFGGGRSGGFGGGGGGFGGGGGGGRGMPAQVVGEGKGVVKFFNGQKGFGFIVRDDGGEDVFVHISAVEQAGLTGLAEGQPLGFTLVDRGGKVSATDLVIDGEPLPVTDRGPPREAREPRAGGFGAPAGGDRGGPQRQLTGERSSGTVKFFNAMKGFGFIQRDDGQPDAFVHISAVERAGMAALNEGDRLDFELEVDRRGKYAAVNLQSKAE; from the coding sequence ATGAGTTTTGATAGAGGTCGCCGCGGCGGGCGCGGCAAGGATAAGCGCGACGGTTTCGGCGACGACAATTTCTACGATTCTGGCAACCGTGGCGGCTTCGGCGGCGGTGGTGGCGGCTTTGGCGGTGATCGCGGCGGCTTCGGCGGCGGCGGTGGCGGCTTCGGCGGCGATCGTGGAGGTTTCGGAGGCGGTGATCGCGGCGGTGGCGGCGGCTTCGGCGGCGGTCGCAGCGGCGGCTTCGGTGGCGGCGGCGGTGGTTTCGGCGGCGGTGGCGGCGGTGGTCGCGGCATGCCTGCCCAGGTCGTCGGCGAAGGCAAGGGCGTCGTAAAATTCTTCAACGGGCAAAAGGGCTTCGGCTTCATCGTTCGTGACGATGGCGGCGAAGACGTGTTCGTGCACATCAGCGCCGTGGAACAGGCCGGCCTCACCGGTCTGGCCGAAGGTCAGCCGCTCGGCTTCACCCTGGTCGATCGTGGCGGCAAGGTGTCGGCGACCGATCTGGTCATCGACGGCGAACCGCTCCCCGTGACCGATCGCGGCCCGCCGCGTGAAGCCCGCGAACCGCGCGCCGGTGGCTTTGGCGCCCCCGCAGGCGGCGACCGTGGCGGCCCGCAGCGTCAGCTGACCGGTGAACGCTCCAGCGGCACGGTGAAGTTCTTCAACGCGATGAAGGGCTTCGGCTTCATTCAGCGCGACGATGGCCAGCCCGACGCCTTCGTCCACATCAGCGCCGTCGAACGCGCCGGCATGGCCGCCCTCAACGAAGGCGACCGCCTCGACTTTGAACTGGAAGTCGACCGTCGCGGCAAATACGCCGCGGTGAACCTCCAGTCGAAGGCCGAATAA
- a CDS encoding helix-turn-helix domain-containing protein, whose translation MVELTDRKLYLGPKLRVLRRELGLNQTQMAEELGVSPSYLNHLERNQRPLTAQMLLRLANTYDIDIRDFTAQAQEGGPGQLSEILSDALVRDIGIARDEVLEVAENYPGVSEAITRFYRALSDLRQMPGEAMVRGDGGAAPLVAPIDWLRETIARAGNYFAEIDAGAEALAAELPEDPALLQAALRARLKDRHGMACQVVRGDVLDGTLRHYDMHRRRLLLSERLPPSGRLFAVAYHLCAQELADAIATQIARAGPRDEDSRRIATIALTNYAAAALIMPYDRFRQAAEQSRHDLPLLRDRFGVSIEQLAHRLTSLNRTGARGIPFFMAKVDRAGIVSKRFDGEAWPFARYGGTCPRWDAHGVPDGDRVAPQLIETLDGKRFVTLAIGLPLGAARGRAVIALGCEAKHAARIVHADGIDVDKDEATGVGPTCHLCDRRGCPDRALPPVTRALDLHSYERTVAPFPFRRV comes from the coding sequence ATGGTGGAACTGACCGATCGCAAACTTTATCTTGGTCCCAAGCTGCGCGTCCTGCGGCGCGAACTGGGGTTGAACCAGACGCAGATGGCGGAGGAACTGGGCGTGTCGCCCAGCTACCTCAACCATCTGGAGCGCAACCAGCGGCCATTGACCGCGCAGATGCTGCTGCGGCTGGCCAATACCTATGACATCGATATCCGCGATTTCACCGCGCAGGCGCAGGAGGGCGGCCCCGGGCAACTGAGCGAGATATTGTCCGATGCGCTGGTTCGCGACATCGGGATCGCCCGGGACGAGGTGCTGGAGGTCGCGGAAAATTATCCCGGCGTCAGCGAGGCGATCACGCGCTTCTACCGGGCGCTGAGCGACCTGCGGCAAATGCCGGGCGAGGCGATGGTCCGTGGCGATGGCGGGGCGGCGCCGCTGGTCGCGCCGATCGACTGGCTGCGCGAAACGATCGCGCGGGCGGGGAATTATTTCGCGGAGATCGATGCTGGCGCGGAGGCGCTGGCGGCGGAGCTGCCCGAAGATCCGGCGCTGTTGCAGGCGGCGTTGCGCGCACGGTTGAAGGACCGGCATGGCATGGCGTGCCAGGTTGTACGCGGCGATGTGCTGGACGGCACGCTGCGCCATTATGACATGCATCGGCGACGATTGCTGCTGAGCGAGCGACTGCCGCCGTCAGGCCGCCTGTTCGCCGTCGCCTATCATCTGTGCGCGCAGGAACTGGCCGATGCGATCGCGACGCAAATCGCCCGCGCCGGGCCGCGGGACGAGGATAGCCGCCGCATCGCCACGATCGCGCTGACAAACTATGCCGCCGCCGCGCTGATCATGCCCTATGACCGGTTCCGGCAGGCGGCGGAGCAGAGCCGCCACGACCTGCCGCTGTTGCGCGATCGGTTCGGCGTGTCGATCGAGCAATTGGCGCATCGGCTGACCAGCCTCAACCGCACGGGCGCGCGCGGCATCCCCTTCTTCATGGCGAAGGTCGATCGCGCCGGGATCGTGTCCAAGCGGTTCGATGGGGAGGCGTGGCCCTTTGCGCGTTACGGCGGCACCTGTCCGCGCTGGGACGCGCATGGCGTGCCGGACGGGGACCGGGTCGCGCCGCAGCTCATCGAGACGCTGGATGGCAAGCGGTTCGTGACGTTGGCGATTGGCCTGCCCCTGGGCGCGGCGCGCGGGCGGGCGGTGATTGCGCTGGGGTGCGAGGCGAAACATGCCGCGCGGATCGTCCATGCCGACGGGATCGATGTGGACAAGGACGAAGCGACCGGGGTCGGGCCGACCTGCCATTTGTGCGACCGCCGGGGCTGCCCGGACCGGGCGCTGCCCCCGGTTACCCGCGCGCTGGACCTGCACAGTTATGAGCGCACGGTTGCACCCTTCCCGTTCAGGCGGGTGTGA
- a CDS encoding bestrophin family protein, with translation MIVGRSPRIRQSFQKAWSALIALFFWDLAVTIFYYISPFKAPALPLTIFGTALALVLGFRVNSAYSRWWEGRILWGAMVNVSRSFARTVLAYWPDTPEARADAMMLVKRHVAYVHAVRCQLRREDPAPDMRRVLDADALPELDRRNPANGVLDDTDRRVMGAVRRGWIDTIQQSRIEGLLVDMSNAQGGMERIKNTPLPAQYRAFPKYFTRLFCIMLPIGLVETLEMATPIGSAAAGFMFLAVLQIGDDLVDPFGNDVHDLPLTSITTTIEADMNQAIGLPAPPPLEPVDGVLW, from the coding sequence ATGATCGTCGGACGGTCCCCCCGCATCCGCCAGAGTTTCCAGAAGGCATGGAGCGCATTGATCGCGCTGTTCTTCTGGGATTTGGCGGTTACCATTTTCTACTATATCTCGCCGTTCAAGGCGCCTGCCCTGCCGCTGACCATATTCGGCACCGCACTGGCACTGGTGCTGGGTTTCCGGGTCAACAGCGCCTATTCGCGCTGGTGGGAAGGCCGCATCCTGTGGGGCGCGATGGTCAATGTGTCGCGCAGCTTCGCGCGCACGGTGCTGGCCTATTGGCCCGACACGCCCGAAGCGCGCGCGGACGCGATGATGCTGGTGAAGCGGCATGTCGCCTATGTCCATGCGGTGCGATGCCAGTTGCGGCGGGAAGACCCCGCGCCCGACATGCGGCGGGTGCTGGACGCCGACGCGCTGCCCGAACTGGACCGGCGCAACCCGGCCAATGGCGTGCTGGACGACACCGATCGCCGGGTGATGGGCGCGGTGCGGCGCGGCTGGATCGACACCATCCAGCAAAGCCGGATCGAAGGGCTGCTGGTCGACATGTCCAATGCGCAGGGCGGGATGGAGCGGATCAAGAATACGCCGCTGCCCGCGCAATATCGCGCCTTTCCCAAATATTTCACGCGGCTGTTCTGCATCATGCTGCCGATCGGGCTGGTCGAGACGCTGGAAATGGCGACGCCGATCGGTTCGGCGGCGGCGGGCTTCATGTTCCTGGCGGTGTTGCAGATCGGCGACGACCTGGTCGATCCGTTCGGCAATGATGTGCACGACCTGCCGCTGACCAGCATCACCACGACGATCGAGGCGGATATGAACCAGGCGATCGGCCTGCCCGCGCCGCCGCCGCTGGAGCCGGTGGACGGGGTGCTGTGGTGA
- a CDS encoding DUF47 family protein, whose product MRQIAALPYTTRPDGSMQILLITSRETRRWVIPKGNRIKGLAGHRAAELEAYEEAGIHGIACPAPLGRYSYDKRKRKGGSREAIVEVFPLAVTGHLTQWPEQGQRELRWFPVAEAAKAVDEPDLQSIIAAFREPPANPGWFFRLLLAIRDRQNERTGMLRWFHALMPKQGRFFEQFEDHAATLVVGADALAKLLKGGPDMAAHIKEISDREHEADDIIRDVLQDVRRIFVTPFDRSAITGLIGVMDDAIDQMNQTAKAITLYEVKTFAPQMQDMSALIVECARITAEAMPLLRSLNLNATRLDELTERLVKLEGHADILHEAGLKALYEQARVGNPMDFIVGNEIYSHLEKVTDRFEDVANEISGLVIDHA is encoded by the coding sequence ATGCGTCAGATCGCCGCCCTGCCCTATACCACCCGTCCTGACGGATCGATGCAGATCCTGCTGATCACGTCGCGCGAAACGCGGCGCTGGGTGATCCCCAAGGGCAATCGCATCAAGGGACTGGCCGGACATCGCGCCGCCGAACTGGAAGCCTATGAGGAAGCGGGCATTCACGGCATCGCCTGCCCCGCGCCGCTGGGCCGCTACAGCTATGACAAGCGTAAGCGCAAAGGCGGGTCGCGCGAAGCGATCGTCGAGGTGTTTCCACTTGCGGTCACCGGCCACCTGACGCAATGGCCCGAACAGGGCCAGCGGGAATTGCGCTGGTTCCCCGTGGCCGAAGCCGCAAAAGCGGTGGACGAACCCGACCTGCAATCGATCATCGCGGCCTTTCGCGAACCGCCCGCCAATCCGGGCTGGTTCTTCCGGCTGTTGCTGGCGATCCGAGACAGGCAGAATGAAAGGACTGGAATGCTCCGCTGGTTTCACGCGTTGATGCCCAAGCAGGGACGCTTCTTCGAACAGTTCGAAGATCACGCCGCTACCCTGGTCGTCGGCGCCGATGCGCTCGCCAAGCTGCTGAAAGGTGGCCCCGACATGGCGGCGCATATCAAGGAGATTTCGGATCGCGAACATGAAGCGGACGACATCATCCGCGACGTGTTGCAGGACGTCCGCCGCATCTTCGTCACCCCGTTCGACCGCAGCGCCATCACGGGCCTGATCGGCGTGATGGACGATGCGATCGACCAGATGAACCAGACCGCCAAGGCGATCACGCTATATGAGGTCAAGACATTCGCGCCGCAGATGCAGGATATGAGCGCGCTGATCGTGGAATGCGCGCGCATCACCGCCGAAGCGATGCCGCTGCTGCGTTCGCTCAACCTCAACGCCACGCGACTGGACGAATTGACCGAGCGGCTGGTGAAGCTGGAGGGCCATGCGGACATCTTGCACGAGGCGGGCCTGAAAGCGCTGTATGAGCAGGCGCGGGTCGGCAATCCGATGGACTTCATCGTGGGCAACGAAATCTACAGCCATCTGGAAAAGGTGACCGACCGGTTCGAGGATGTCGCCAACGAGATTTCCGGGCTGGTCATCGACCACGCCTGA
- a CDS encoding ribonuclease D, with product MTVHFHEEDLPAGVLAPGAIAIDTETMGLITPRDRLCVVQISDGKGDEHLVRFNPDSDYAAPNLKAVLADPERLKLYHFGRFDLAAIKHYLGVVAAPVYCTKIASRLIRTYTDRHGLKELVRELLGQDISKQQQSSDWGGPVLSDAQKDYAASDVRYLHALKAELDKRLIREGRMELAQACFDFLPHRAQLDLAGWPEIDIFAHM from the coding sequence ATGACCGTCCATTTCCATGAAGAAGATCTGCCCGCAGGCGTGCTTGCCCCCGGCGCAATCGCCATCGACACCGAAACCATGGGGCTGATCACCCCGCGCGACCGCCTGTGCGTGGTCCAGATCAGCGATGGCAAGGGCGACGAGCATCTCGTCCGCTTCAACCCGGACAGCGATTATGCCGCGCCGAACCTGAAGGCCGTGCTGGCCGATCCCGAGCGGCTGAAACTCTATCATTTCGGGCGGTTCGACCTGGCGGCGATCAAACATTATCTGGGCGTGGTGGCCGCGCCCGTCTATTGCACCAAGATCGCGTCGCGCCTGATCCGCACCTATACCGACCGGCATGGGTTGAAGGAACTGGTGCGCGAACTGCTGGGCCAGGACATCAGCAAGCAGCAGCAGTCGAGCGACTGGGGCGGCCCGGTCCTGTCGGACGCGCAGAAGGATTATGCCGCGTCGGACGTGCGCTACCTTCATGCGCTCAAAGCCGAGCTGGACAAGCGCCTGATCCGCGAAGGGCGGATGGAACTGGCCCAGGCCTGTTTCGATTTCCTGCCGCATCGCGCGCAGCTCGACTTGGCCGGGTGGCCGGAGATCGATATTTTCGCGCATATGTGA